In Cotesia glomerata isolate CgM1 linkage group LG8, MPM_Cglom_v2.3, whole genome shotgun sequence, the sequence aaaaatttttttccattgaCCTTGACTTTGATTCTAAGTtaaatgtcataaaaaattttttacgccCTTATTAACATTTGTCTCACGATATTTAGACAAGTTACAATaaactcaaataaaaattttaattcttaactTCTATTCTACACGGAAGGAATAAGATGACACTAGATATCATcctagattatactcagtgtaatctagattatactcagtgtaatctagattatactcattgtaatctagattatactcattgtaatctagattatactcattgtaatctatattatactcattgtaatctagattatactcattataatctggattatactagctactatcttaaatttttttcattcaatataatctgggatgatatccagtgttatcttgttttttccgtgtacgcttccctaaaaaaatctattttagcCCGAAAGTTTCCCAAAAAATCTCcccaaaaaattaagatacTCAAAAAATCCAAAAGCTTTATAAAACCAATGAATCTCtaaaatcgtctaaaaaaaAGGGGCACGAGAGCAATAGCTCCccaactaaaaaaaagtactcgTCTTAATACCGTAATGATGATTATACAAATGATTATCAAACCTAAATTTAAACATCGCGATGATCCCACTCGAGCTCATTCGGCGCATTGTGATGACGATGGTGCCGAGGATGGTTAATCTCACAATCATTATCACAATCACTAGAATCTTCATGAAAAGAGTCTTCATCAGAATCCGAAGAGCCTGACTCATCCTCCCCATCATCCCTAGCATGATGATTGTCATTCAAGCGGTCCATCGGATTGACCGTAATCGCCAGCGCAGAGTCATCCCAAGCCATTTCAGTTTCCGTGGTGAGTTCATCAGTACCAACTCTCCTCTTAGCAGCAGAAGCAGCGCCTCTGACCCTCGCGAACCCAATCACTACCATCAATAGCAAGAACCCAATACACGCTGCAGCTACAATTGTAATCGCATGGCTGCTACCCACCGCAGCAAGGCCCCGATTTTCATGAAGCTGGCTCACGGAGTACTCGTCAGAAGTGTCAGCGTGGTGACGAGACAGCTGGACGTGTCCAGCAATAGGTTCCAGGATTTTTACAATAGGCGGGATTTCCTGCGTTGGGTAAGACACTATCGGGGGTGTCGTTGGTTTTTCCTTAGGGTGGATCACTGCTAAAGTCTGGACGTACTCGTTGCTGGCGAACCGGCCGTTCAGCTCCGAGCaggttaatttaaaaacccGGTCTAGATAGTAAGCAGGCTTGCGGTTGGTGTAAGTGATCAACCGGATCAGCTGTTGGTATTTATACGGAGTGTCTGCTCCAGAAAGAACCACTCCGTCGCGGTCAATCCTGGAAGTTATTGAATGGAACTGGTGCAGAGCATCAGTGGGCAGTCCTAGAGACTCATGGTCAGGATTTAGGCTTGGATAGACACTAACAGCGCAAGCATCTAGCCTAGCTGCTGATCCAGCTGTTACTTTCGCGTCGGGAAAAACTCTAACACCCAAACGGAAATCTGAGTACTCGCGAGCGACATATAAGGTACCATTGACTGTAATTCCAGGACGAGGAGGTGGCAGCACTGTTACGTAGGACTGAACCGGTCGGATTTCCAAAGGATGGGCCTCGGAGCCCTCGCAAACGATTGTGGTGTCAATTCTGAAATTTCTACGACCGGGAGTAGGGAATCTACGGGTATTTGTGTACCCAACGCGACGAAGAAGAGTTTCAACGTTTGTATGGTTGTCTCCGTCGATACGGACCTCGGTTAACTCCGAGTTGGTTCGTAATTGGGTGCCTGGTTGTAAGAGTTCCATTGACGGGATATGGATCCCTTCTTGACAGCGACGTAAACAGGTTAATACTTGGGGCTTTTCATTGCGACCTACTAAGACTGACAGACCTGCTAGGTAACCGCGGAAGTGGTGCTTTGTTTTGTTATCGGTTCCCTGCCAACATGCTCCGACTACTAGGGTGGTGTTGACACCTTTTGCGGGGTGCAGTGGCCAGTCGTCGATTACTTCAGGGTTCTTTTCGTCGGATGTCCATTCTTCGCCGTCGACGAAGAGGGATACGCGCGGGAAGTCTACTTGCACCGCGAAATGGTGCCATCTGTCGTCGCAGACTTGCGGGAGCTTCCAACGCCATTCTGCGGGGCGGAAAATGTTTGGGTCGCCTTCGGAAAAGTCGCGGCGGAGGAGGAGAATTAGGCGGCAGTTGCGGATGAAAAATGCGTAGTGGTGGCGGTTCATTtctggaaataaaaaaagagttaATTAAgatgggttttttttttttttaattgctaatttgggaattttagttaaaatttgtgttttatttattattgtaattttttttttttttaatttaaaacaatttgaagATTGGGttggtattattttatttgaaactttatttaaagaaaaaaattaaatttaaggtaaaagacctagttattgatatttgttattgtatttaataaaaaaaaaatcaactaataaattaataaataccagcaacctttgcagtcactatgtgactgcagTGATTtgtaaactttaaataaataaaattcattaaataatgacttttagaaaattgcactgtacttttttaattattgacgtttttaaagatataagctcattttgatgttacaatcatcaagagctttcatttgagtacccacatgcatttttaatatatttttcataaatacatatatgtaatatatatataaatatatgaaaaattgatgtgggtactcaaatgaaagctctcaatgagtgtaatgtcagggtgagcttatatctttgaagatgtcaatagttcacaagatacaaggtcatttcttgattattgacattttaaaagatGTAAGCttattccgatgttacactcatcaagagcttccatttgagtGCCTACATGCAtgtatgatatatttttcatttatacatatatacaatatatataaatatatgaaaaattgatgtaggtactcaaatgaaaggtcttgatgagtgtaacatcgggatgagcttatatccccAAGTCGAAAAAATGAACTGACATGTGCTTAAGTCAATTGTTTTAGTATAGCAGCTGagtttatttaagttaattttttcaactcgggtctttaaaaatgtcaatagtttacaaaatacaaggtcatttgttaattattgacatttttaaagatataagctcatcccgatgatacactcatcaagacctttcatttgattacccacattaatttttcatatatttttcatatatacatacatataatatataaaatatatgaaaaattaatgtgggtactcaaatgaaaggtctcaatgagtgtaatgttggggtgagcttatatctttgaaaatgtcaatagttcacaagatacaaggtcatttcttgattattgacattttaaaagatataagctcatcccaatgttacgctcatcaagagctttcatttgagtacccacatgcattttttatatattttttatatatacatatatataatatatattattatatatatattatatagtatataatatatataaatatatgaaaaattgatgtgggtactcaaatgaaagctcttgatgagtgtaacatcgggatgagcttatatctttaaaaatgtcaatagttcacgagatacaaggtcatttcttaattatgtatctagagatagagctttttgaatgcagcttaaatacttatcataataaattgactattggtgagaatgatatgaaactttgaaaaggcacaacttcaagtcaagacctttctaatgataccaaatttaaccataaaaacccattttatcatataaatacacaggccacaaaattttgcttattctcttaataatatagataatttttgaattataaattttaagaaaattggatttttgagaaaatttaatttttttaattagaataaaattgcaagtgtcaaa encodes:
- the LOC123270240 gene encoding calsyntenin-1, which codes for MFVISGVFMLLLFGFSHGSPPEPWPIPTSFNDREVPHLDLESRENGYHGLVKENETRVEVTPQIRAVGAKICSYKIANKHHGDAPFEIILKEKGIAVLRALRSLNCEKRRNYKFDIAAVACNGLQSENATVHITVIDVNEYAPQFLQPAYVSTVDEGRLYEEVVRVEASDRDCTPKFGDVCKYEILTADQPFVIDNEGAIRNTEPLDYERSHNYILSVVAYDCGMKQSAPAMVTVKVNRVCSPGWRGIPERVDYAAGAGPQPLIPSARLELCDAPCLLRNLRTTLTLATDHIGKGCDRDTYGVKSQRKLCGASRDSVDLLPTPGPTTTWTASLSRDEGREADEIFEFDGSNSAAIIPADILDHALAQKFTIGVWIKHRPRPRQDPHVKEHILCAADDHKMNRHHYAFFIRNCRLILLLRRDFSEGDPNIFRPAEWRWKLPQVCDDRWHHFAVQVDFPRVSLFVDGEEWTSDEKNPEVIDDWPLHPAKGVNTTLVVGACWQGTDNKTKHHFRGYLAGLSVLVGRNEKPQVLTCLRRCQEGIHIPSMELLQPGTQLRTNSELTEVRIDGDNHTNVETLLRRVGYTNTRRFPTPGRRNFRIDTTIVCEGSEAHPLEIRPVQSYVTVLPPPRPGITVNGTLYVAREYSDFRLGVRVFPDAKVTAGSAARLDACAVSVYPSLNPDHESLGLPTDALHQFHSITSRIDRDGVVLSGADTPYKYQQLIRLITYTNRKPAYYLDRVFKLTCSELNGRFASNEYVQTLAVIHPKEKPTTPPIVSYPTQEIPPIVKILEPIAGHVQLSRHHADTSDEYSVSQLHENRGLAAVGSSHAITIVAAACIGFLLLMVVIGFARVRGAASAAKRRVGTDELTTETEMAWDDSALAITVNPMDRLNDNHHARDDGEDESGSSDSDEDSFHEDSSDCDNDCEINHPRHHRHHNAPNELEWDHRDV